A stretch of the Clostridium botulinum genome encodes the following:
- a CDS encoding SulP family inorganic anion transporter has translation MLVPKLFTCMKGYTKEQFFKELIAGIIVAVIALPLSIALAIASGVSPEKGLYTAIIGGFIVSFLGGSRVQIGGPTGAFIILVYGIVQKYGITGLTIATMMAGVFLIIMGVLKFGKAIRYIPYPITTGFTSGIAVCIFSTQIKDFLGLNIETVPSQFIHKWAAYISHINTINIETTFIGILSIAIIFICPKINKKIPSTLIALIVTTLITIIFKLNVETIGSRFGTISSALPKIAIHNVNMQMINELIFPAMTIAILAAIESLLSAVVADEMIGGHHRSNMELVAQGVANCFSGLFGGIPVTGAIARTAANIKNGGKTPISGIVHAISLLLIMLVFMPLVKLVPMGSLAAILIVVSYNMGDWKEFIELRKAPKSDAVVFLIAFSLTVILDLVIAIGIGVVLASFLFMNRMADNTEIKYLLDEKDDGCSCKILNRVSDVTRVAFYEIKGPFFFASSEKFNEISNRLKKKCDVLIIKMNKVPTIDATVYRKFESLYELCNNNGKNGTELIIVEAKENVFNVLEKYGYVDKVGRKNFCGSIDEAIEVSNKVLENKKKIKDAQKFTVDICSR, from the coding sequence GTGTTAGTTCCTAAGTTATTTACTTGCATGAAAGGATATACAAAAGAACAGTTTTTTAAGGAACTTATTGCAGGAATTATTGTAGCTGTAATAGCACTACCGTTATCTATTGCCCTTGCAATAGCATCAGGGGTGTCTCCAGAAAAAGGGTTATATACAGCAATAATTGGTGGATTTATTGTATCGTTTTTAGGGGGAAGTAGGGTTCAAATTGGAGGACCTACAGGTGCTTTTATAATACTTGTTTATGGAATTGTACAAAAGTATGGTATAACTGGGCTTACTATAGCAACGATGATGGCAGGTGTATTTTTAATTATTATGGGAGTACTTAAATTTGGGAAGGCTATAAGATACATACCATATCCAATAACTACTGGATTTACAAGTGGTATTGCGGTTTGTATATTTTCAACTCAGATTAAAGACTTTTTAGGATTGAATATAGAAACTGTACCATCACAGTTTATACATAAGTGGGCAGCCTATATAAGTCATATAAATACTATAAATATAGAAACAACATTTATAGGGATTTTATCTATAGCAATTATATTTATATGTCCTAAGATAAATAAAAAAATTCCAAGCACACTAATAGCGTTAATTGTAACAACATTAATAACTATTATATTTAAACTAAATGTAGAAACTATAGGAAGTCGTTTTGGAACAATATCTTCTGCACTTCCTAAAATAGCAATACATAATGTTAATATGCAAATGATAAATGAATTAATTTTTCCAGCCATGACTATTGCAATATTAGCTGCAATAGAATCACTTTTATCAGCGGTAGTCGCAGATGAAATGATTGGAGGGCATCATCGTTCAAATATGGAACTTGTAGCACAAGGAGTTGCTAACTGCTTTTCAGGACTTTTTGGGGGAATACCTGTTACAGGTGCTATAGCTAGAACGGCTGCTAATATAAAAAATGGTGGAAAAACTCCAATAAGTGGAATTGTGCATGCTATTTCTTTATTACTTATAATGCTTGTATTTATGCCACTTGTAAAGCTAGTACCTATGGGTTCACTTGCAGCGATACTAATAGTTGTGTCTTATAATATGGGAGATTGGAAAGAATTTATTGAACTTAGAAAAGCTCCTAAAAGTGATGCGGTGGTATTTTTAATAGCATTTTCATTAACAGTAATACTAGATCTTGTAATTGCAATAGGCATAGGAGTTGTTTTAGCCTCATTCTTATTTATGAATAGAATGGCTGACAATACTGAAATAAAGTATTTATTGGATGAAAAAGATGATGGATGTAGCTGTAAAATTTTAAATAGAGTAAGTGATGTTACTAGAGTAGCATTTTATGAAATTAAAGGTCCATTTTTCTTTGCATCATCAGAAAAATTTAATGAAATATCAAATAGATTAAAGAAAAAATGTGATGTTTTAATAATAAAAATGAATAAAGTACCTACAATAGATGCTACAGTATATCGTAAGTTTGAAAGTTTATATGAATTATGTAATAACAATGGGAAAAATGGTACTGAGCTTATTATAGTAGAAGCAAAAGAAAATGTATTTAATGTACTAGAGAAGTATGGGTATGTAGATAAAGTTGGAAGAAAAAATTTCTGTGGTAGTATCGACGAAGCTATAGAAGTCAGTAATAAAGTATTGGAAAATAAGAAAAAGATTAAAGATGCACAAAAATTTACAGTTGACATTTGTAGTAGATAA
- a CDS encoding phosphatase PAP2 family protein, with translation MDAIKFFQSFSNPFLDVFFQIVTMFGEEIFLVGSITLIYWCINKKVGYRLAFTYLTSMILNGAIKEIFKIPRPFNKDGIKSLRTKTATGYSFPSGHTQGSSSFFTTLMLNINKIYFYIIGFILIILIAISRLYLGVHTLMDVSGGLILGVAWAVIANKIMSYAEHNKQYTLFLLLIPIMIGCIFCNCPDYFKAAGIGCSFILGFFIETTYINFEVRQPLNIQIIKYILGLSIALIIKILLKKFLPQNNLGEFIRYFILGLWVTVFAPIMFNKLTKK, from the coding sequence ATGGATGCTATTAAATTTTTTCAATCTTTCTCCAATCCATTTTTAGATGTATTTTTTCAAATTGTAACTATGTTTGGTGAAGAAATTTTTTTAGTAGGAAGTATTACTTTAATTTATTGGTGTATAAACAAAAAAGTAGGTTATAGATTGGCTTTTACATATTTAACTAGCATGATTTTAAATGGTGCTATCAAAGAAATTTTTAAAATTCCTAGACCATTTAATAAAGATGGAATAAAATCTTTAAGAACCAAAACTGCTACCGGATACTCATTTCCAAGTGGTCACACTCAAGGTTCATCAAGTTTTTTCACAACTTTAATGCTTAATATAAACAAAATTTATTTCTATATAATAGGATTTATCTTGATAATATTAATTGCTATATCACGGCTATACTTAGGAGTTCATACACTAATGGATGTATCAGGTGGATTAATTTTAGGAGTTGCATGGGCAGTAATAGCTAACAAAATAATGAGTTATGCAGAACATAATAAACAATATACTTTATTTTTATTATTAATCCCTATTATGATTGGTTGCATATTTTGCAATTGCCCAGATTATTTTAAAGCGGCTGGCATAGGTTGTAGTTTTATATTAGGCTTTTTTATAGAAACTACATATATAAACTTTGAAGTTAGACAACCATTAAATATTCAAATAATAAAATATATTTTAGGCCTTAGTATAGCTCTTATAATAAAAATTTTACTAAAAAAATTTTTGCCCCAAAATAATTTAGGAGAATTTATAAGATACTTTATATTAGGTTTATGGGTTACTGTCTTCGCACCTATTATGTTTAATAAATTGACTAAAAAATAA
- a CDS encoding IS701 family transposase has product MFQNLIISNELSLYKFFKQLNFDLYLTKPQLEHLEGTMTAMILKGFNGKVSDIAELASKRHRTSITRFLSKSNWDENLLINALKSKVIELIWNKSEKSQKPIYLIIDDTISEKTKPSSKAINPIEKCYFHNSHLKRKTVYGHQLVVALLSCDGLVLPYSIEIYDKSNMSKIDIATKLIKSMPKPVNKGYILCDSWYSCKAIFKASALAGYAYIGALKTNRVIYPKGHERLGIKLHKFATSLNKDSFDLVKVKGKHYYIYNYIGHLNDMKNVSIILSYPKESFQKEGSLKAFISTDLVLKPLDILFKYTDRWVIEPFFRDCKNYLGLDSYQVKSERSILRYLTIMFITYTYCKLYSSKTLQFNTGLKLAKNNFKKAQIIFIYSAALNGQPIEKIFENLKIA; this is encoded by the coding sequence ATGTTTCAGAACTTAATTATATCAAATGAATTATCACTATACAAATTTTTTAAACAATTAAATTTTGATTTATATCTAACTAAACCTCAATTAGAGCATTTAGAAGGTACTATGACTGCTATGATTTTAAAAGGATTTAATGGTAAAGTATCTGACATAGCGGAGCTTGCTTCTAAAAGGCATAGAACTAGTATTACAAGATTTTTATCTAAAAGCAATTGGGATGAAAATTTATTAATAAATGCTTTGAAATCTAAGGTTATAGAGCTTATTTGGAATAAATCCGAGAAATCACAAAAACCAATTTATTTAATAATTGATGATACTATTTCTGAAAAAACAAAGCCCTCGTCAAAGGCAATAAATCCTATAGAAAAATGTTATTTTCACAATTCACATTTAAAAAGGAAAACAGTATATGGTCATCAATTAGTGGTTGCCTTACTTTCTTGTGATGGTTTAGTTTTACCTTACTCAATAGAAATCTACGATAAGAGTAATATGAGTAAGATAGATATAGCTACTAAATTAATTAAATCAATGCCTAAACCTGTTAATAAAGGGTATATTTTATGTGATAGTTGGTATAGTTGTAAAGCTATTTTTAAAGCTTCTGCGTTAGCAGGCTACGCTTATATTGGTGCACTTAAAACTAATAGAGTTATATATCCTAAAGGTCATGAAAGATTAGGAATAAAATTACATAAATTTGCTACTAGTTTAAATAAAGATTCCTTTGACCTCGTCAAAGTTAAAGGTAAGCATTACTATATTTATAACTATATTGGACACTTAAATGATATGAAAAATGTTTCAATAATTTTAAGTTATCCCAAAGAATCCTTTCAAAAAGAAGGTTCTTTAAAAGCATTTATATCCACAGACCTAGTATTAAAACCTTTAGATATTCTATTTAAATACACCGACAGGTGGGTTATTGAACCATTCTTCAGAGATTGCAAAAATTATTTAGGTTTAGATAGTTATCAAGTAAAAAGTGAAAGAAGTATCCTTCGATATCTTACTATAATGTTTATAACCTATACTTATTGTAAGTTATACTCAAGCAAAACTTTACAATTCAATACAGGGTTAAAATTAGCTAAAAATAATTTTAAAAAAGCTCAAATTATTTTTATTTATTCAGCAGCCTTAAACGGCCAACCTATAGAAAAAATTTTTGAAAATTTAAAAATAGCATAA
- a CDS encoding winged helix-turn-helix domain-containing protein — MDKQSHPDNHEKSEENIIQITDDIKIFVNSREVFKDQKIINLKPKEYDLLYFLARNKNIVFSRNQLLDDIWGYDFLGDSRTVDVHIQRIRKKLGVTGKNSIIKTVFGVGYKMI, encoded by the coding sequence TTGGACAAACAATCTCATCCAGATAATCATGAAAAAAGTGAGGAGAATATAATACAAATTACTGATGATATAAAGATATTTGTAAATAGTAGAGAGGTATTTAAGGATCAGAAAATTATAAATCTAAAACCCAAAGAATATGATTTGCTATATTTTTTAGCCAGAAATAAAAATATAGTCTTTTCAAGAAATCAGTTACTTGATGATATATGGGGATATGATTTTTTAGGAGATAGTAGAACAGTTGATGTACATATACAAAGAATAAGAAAAAAACTAGGAGTTACAGGGAAAAATTCTATTATAAAAACTGTATTTGGAGTTGGATATAAAATGATATAG
- a CDS encoding response regulator — translation MKENILMIEDEENIRDILNYSLKNEGYSIKEASTGEEGIEIIENINMDLIILDLMLPGISGYDVCREINPNYKIPIIMLTAKMIL, via the coding sequence ATGAAGGAAAATATATTGATGATAGAGGATGAAGAAAATATAAGGGACATTTTAAATTATTCTTTGAAGAATGAAGGATATAGTATAAAAGAGGCATCAACTGGAGAAGAGGGAATAGAAATTATAGAAAATATTAATATGGATTTAATTATATTGGATTTAATGTTACCAGGTATCAGTGGATATGATGTTTGTAGAGAGATAAATCCTAATTATAAGATACCAATAATTATGCTTACAGCGAAAATGATATTGTAG
- the rd gene encoding rubredoxin: protein MQKYICDVCGYIYDPEVGDPDNGIAQGTPFEDIPDNWLCPLCSVGKDQFSKTE, encoded by the coding sequence ATGCAAAAATATATTTGTGATGTTTGTGGATATATATACGATCCAGAGGTTGGTGATCCTGATAATGGGATAGCCCAAGGAACACCTTTTGAAGATATACCAGATAATTGGTTATGCCCACTTTGCAGTGTAGGTAAAGATCAATTTTCTAAAACTGAATAG
- a CDS encoding methyl-accepting chemotaxis protein: MKKKFKKDLAIKSSIILFTSLALCTFVFIYLHIDYMSKTNTRYLQQTTMDSEELIVHAIDSVKSSTDLLANTLGTLSNIEAQNKEKIIENLVCNNTFIKRAFITKYDGMQIAKYPSIGNVNVANRDYFKKAIQGQSNFSPVIISTITGESIIIYCSPIKNQGNIIGTVSSILEIDSLYSSLNLTTKNLNCTFGLLDNHGALLLTNKGHSLLVDKLNDKFENLSKFKKIINLSNLEPVQKMINNQSGNGKFVLNNTKTLTSYKSLKNYGLNLLIAVPYSNITNSIYTYSLIALGILIFILVLSLIFVKNFTDRITNPITNLSITLKRFSEGNLNLIIDKTLLKRNDEFSELSKSFNIFSEKIKDMIKNCKKNSINLNIYSNNLKETIQDNETNQLAIANMINDVNTKMNENLVSLEENLNILQQFSEGIDNVNLNLENLHSAVNDSTSSAETGVNHANNMEYTLNESFNSLENINIKINNLTNLSSKINSLLDVITYIAKETNLLSLNASIEAAKAGESGKGFSIVAEQIKNLAEQSSKASHNIDSLLFNIQDEILSTSNILDDMNDKFKNLVGNIKLTTNLMNDIKNKAVNSQLSVEEIISVIEEQTAGIENSTQSLTKVVNYINDTVKSSKCINNKLSIQSQKLNLLSSISCSLNDISNTIKSDLDYFN; encoded by the coding sequence TTGAAAAAAAAATTTAAAAAAGATTTGGCAATAAAGTCTAGTATTATTTTATTTACTTCTCTTGCATTATGTACTTTTGTTTTTATATACTTACATATTGATTATATGTCAAAAACTAATACTAGATATTTACAACAAACCACTATGGACTCCGAGGAACTAATAGTACATGCCATTGATTCTGTTAAATCTTCAACAGATTTATTAGCTAATACATTAGGAACATTAAGTAATATTGAAGCTCAAAATAAAGAAAAAATAATTGAAAACTTAGTATGTAATAATACATTTATAAAAAGAGCTTTTATAACTAAATATGATGGAATGCAAATTGCTAAATATCCAAGCATAGGAAATGTTAATGTTGCTAATAGAGATTATTTTAAAAAAGCTATACAAGGTCAAAGTAATTTTTCGCCAGTTATAATTTCCACCATAACAGGTGAATCTATTATTATTTACTGTAGTCCCATCAAAAATCAAGGAAATATAATAGGTACAGTATCATCTATACTTGAAATTGATAGTTTGTATAGTTCTTTAAATTTAACAACTAAGAACTTAAATTGCACCTTTGGTTTATTAGACAATCATGGAGCATTATTACTAACTAACAAAGGACACTCATTGTTGGTTGATAAATTGAATGATAAGTTTGAAAACTTGTCCAAATTTAAAAAAATAATAAATTTATCAAATTTAGAACCTGTTCAAAAAATGATTAATAATCAATCTGGTAATGGAAAGTTTGTTTTAAATAATACCAAAACATTAACTAGCTATAAATCATTAAAAAACTATGGTCTTAATTTACTTATAGCTGTTCCTTACTCCAATATAACTAATAGCATTTATACTTATTCATTAATAGCATTAGGAATTTTAATATTTATCTTGGTATTATCTTTGATTTTCGTTAAAAACTTTACAGATAGGATAACTAATCCAATTACAAATTTATCTATAACGTTAAAAAGATTCTCTGAAGGAAATTTGAATTTGATTATAGATAAAACCCTATTAAAAAGAAATGATGAATTTTCTGAACTTAGCAAAAGTTTTAATATATTTTCTGAAAAAATAAAAGATATGATTAAAAATTGCAAAAAAAATTCTATAAACTTAAATATTTATTCTAATAATTTAAAAGAAACTATACAAGATAATGAAACTAATCAACTAGCCATAGCTAACATGATAAATGATGTTAATACTAAAATGAACGAAAATTTAGTATCTTTAGAAGAAAATTTAAATATATTACAACAATTTTCTGAAGGTATAGATAATGTAAACTTAAATTTAGAAAATCTTCATTCAGCAGTAAATGATTCTACTTCATCAGCAGAAACAGGAGTTAACCATGCTAACAACATGGAATATACACTTAATGAATCATTTAATTCATTAGAAAATATAAATATTAAAATTAATAATCTAACAAATTTATCAAGTAAAATAAATTCATTATTAGATGTAATAACTTATATAGCTAAAGAAACTAACCTACTTTCTCTTAATGCTTCCATTGAAGCTGCTAAAGCCGGTGAATCTGGTAAAGGTTTTTCGATCGTTGCTGAACAAATCAAAAACTTAGCCGAACAAAGTTCAAAAGCATCTCACAATATCGATAGTTTATTATTCAATATTCAAGATGAAATATTGTCAACCTCAAATATTCTTGATGATATGAACGATAAGTTTAAAAATTTAGTTGGCAATATAAAACTTACTACTAATTTAATGAATGATATTAAAAATAAAGCTGTTAATTCTCAGCTTTCAGTTGAAGAAATAATATCAGTAATTGAAGAACAAACTGCCGGAATTGAAAATAGTACACAATCACTAACTAAAGTAGTTAATTATATAAATGATACTGTGAAATCTTCTAAATGTATTAATAATAAACTAAGTATTCAGTCTCAAAAATTAAATTTATTATCTAGTATATCTTGTTCATTAAATGATATAAGTAATACTATAAAAAGTGATCTTGATTATTTTAATTAA
- a CDS encoding permease prefix domain 1-containing protein, translated as MKEFDKFINNLLDTSGINDFDKMDLKDEIQDHLMLLKLDYINKGYSESDSIKLAIRDFGQENFIGREIKTNLPSKNRTKVFYKKDKIKCILGMFLSYYLFIFFSEIIFEIDHRTLIFNILLAIIPSLFGFIYINIKVINNNKNIYNLNFILILYFIIEKIIMSSLILIYYYIKPNKFILYRVFKNYYVFNKEYIISYIIVFIVFILIQLYINKKEIINIKNTCDLKLSSVILGDLSILLMIAYYLFPNRWCFLYCLIEKIIHSNVEIISKNLLFIVINNKMVIPNLGLILFIFLVIRKIKKRIIL; from the coding sequence ATGAAGGAGTTTGATAAGTTTATTAATAATTTATTAGATACAAGTGGAATAAATGATTTTGATAAAATGGATTTAAAAGATGAGATACAAGATCATTTAATGCTTTTAAAGTTGGATTACATAAATAAGGGATATAGTGAGAGTGATTCTATAAAATTAGCTATAAGAGATTTTGGACAAGAAAATTTTATTGGAAGAGAAATAAAAACAAATTTACCATCTAAAAATAGGACAAAAGTATTTTATAAAAAAGATAAAATTAAGTGTATATTAGGTATGTTTTTATCATATTATCTATTTATATTTTTTTCAGAAATTATTTTTGAAATAGATCATAGAACATTAATATTTAATATATTGCTAGCCATTATTCCAAGTTTATTTGGATTTATTTATATCAACATAAAGGTTATTAATAATAACAAAAACATTTATAATCTTAATTTTATTTTAATATTATATTTTATAATTGAAAAGATAATAATGAGTAGCTTAATTTTAATATATTATTATATAAAGCCAAACAAGTTTATTTTGTATAGAGTGTTTAAAAATTATTATGTATTTAATAAAGAATATATAATTTCCTATATTATAGTGTTTATTGTTTTTATATTAATACAGTTATATATAAATAAAAAGGAAATTATAAATATAAAAAATACATGTGATTTAAAGCTTAGTTCGGTTATATTGGGAGACTTATCGATATTATTAATGATAGCATATTATTTATTTCCAAATAGATGGTGCTTTTTATATTGCTTAATAGAAAAAATAATCCATAGTAATGTTGAAATAATTAGTAAAAATTTATTATTTATAGTTATTAATAATAAAATGGTAATACCTAATTTAGGATTAATATTATTTATATTCTTAGTTATTAGAAAAATTAAGAAAAGAATAATATTATAA
- a CDS encoding PadR family transcriptional regulator: MDKEIMKGSIDILLLSIINSHDSYGYEIAKCIKEKSGNMYSMGEGTLYPALKRLEGKELIESYWERSSLIGRRKYYRITELGKEVLKEKIDNWNNVTKLISMFKGM; the protein is encoded by the coding sequence GTGGATAAGGAAATAATGAAGGGGAGTATAGATATATTACTTCTTTCCATTATTAATAGCCATGATTCATATGGTTATGAGATTGCTAAATGTATTAAAGAAAAAAGTGGTAATATGTATTCTATGGGAGAAGGTACTTTATATCCGGCACTTAAACGACTGGAGGGAAAAGAACTAATAGAATCTTATTGGGAAAGAAGTAGTTTAATAGGTAGGCGAAAATATTATAGAATAACTGAGTTAGGAAAAGAGGTTTTAAAAGAAAAAATCGATAATTGGAATAATGTAACAAAATTGATTAGCATGTTTAAGGGGATGTGA
- a CDS encoding transposase yields the protein MIITLNIQSENIYFKIFETVNIAFNKLGINTRKTKGRPPKYSDQQIVACMIYGVNNSIFSLRELEYKIKQDIVFQKIIGLKEVPDHSTFSLRAIALEKYVYYGIYAMLIELINPSTRICAIDGTALRSSLYDSEARYGKGTRLGRYKGYKLHCTACVCDSILPLSFSITTANVYDNQVQGLLYELKTYNPFIVLADAAYDDAQWFKVSKTLEYNLLTDVNMRKSNSIESFKDESRYKNALFMQSPIGKNLYKNRLKIQQLFCIIKGLYNLENPRLYGQKRYERHVKWVLLSYIIDEFNKVNSKISSRKYPWNL from the coding sequence ATGATTATAACATTAAATATACAAAGCGAAAACATTTATTTTAAAATTTTTGAAACTGTTAATATTGCATTTAATAAACTTGGCATTAATACTAGAAAAACTAAAGGTAGACCGCCTAAATATTCAGATCAACAAATTGTTGCATGTATGATATATGGTGTAAATAATAGTATTTTTAGTCTTAGAGAACTTGAATATAAAATTAAACAAGATATTGTATTTCAAAAGATTATAGGTTTAAAAGAAGTTCCTGACCATTCTACATTTTCTTTAAGAGCGATAGCTTTAGAAAAATACGTGTACTATGGCATTTATGCTATGCTTATTGAACTTATAAATCCATCAACTAGAATTTGTGCTATTGATGGTACTGCATTAAGGAGCTCATTATATGATAGCGAAGCTAGGTATGGAAAAGGAACTCGACTTGGCAGATATAAAGGATATAAGTTACATTGTACCGCTTGTGTATGTGATAGTATATTACCTTTGTCATTTTCTATAACTACTGCAAATGTATATGATAATCAAGTCCAAGGATTGTTATATGAACTGAAAACTTATAATCCATTTATTGTACTTGCCGATGCTGCTTATGATGATGCTCAATGGTTTAAAGTTTCTAAAACTCTAGAATATAATTTATTAACAGACGTAAATATGCGTAAATCAAACAGTATAGAATCTTTTAAAGATGAATCTAGATATAAAAATGCTCTTTTTATGCAATCGCCAATAGGTAAAAATTTATATAAAAATAGGCTAAAAATTCAACAATTATTTTGTATAATTAAAGGACTCTATAATCTAGAAAACCCTAGACTTTACGGACAAAAACGCTATGAACGCCATGTTAAGTGGGTTCTTTTATCGTATATTATAGACGAATTTAATAAGGTTAACAGCAAAATAAGTTCTAGAAAATATCCTTGGAATCTATAG
- the glmS gene encoding glutamine--fructose-6-phosphate transaminase (isomerizing): MCGIVGYLGNKSAAEVLVEGLSKLEYRGYDSAGVAVLQDNEIIVEKHKGRLANLETALEEKKLHGSIGIGHTRWATHGAPSDINSHPHTNEKGTIAVVHNGIIENYILLRDWLTSEGYKFKSETDTEVIPHLVDYYYEGNLLDAVMKAVKKMEGSYAIGVICKDEPNKLVAVRKDSPLIVGVGKDESFIASDIPAVLNHTREVYLLEDNEFVLMEDGKITLFDENKKEIEKDIFHVTWNADAAEKGGYEHFMLKEIHEQPKAIKDTLTSRIVKGEKVNLDSINITKEQIKNIDKVYIVACGTAYHAGVVGKAAIEKLAKIPVEVEVASEFRYRDPLITERTLMIVISQSGETADTLAALRLAKAQNARVIAVTNVVGSSVAREADDVLYTWAGPEIAVASTKAYVTQLVAMYIIALYFAENKESVRSTEIEKIKSELLNLSEKAAEVLNDKDKIKEFAKEVFEDKDMYFLGRGLDFAVAMEGSLKLKEISYIHSEAYAAGELKHGPIALIEEGTTVIGLATQEYLFEKMLSNIKEVKTRGAKVIAIAMEGHDIVEKTVDSAIYIPRVMPIIAPILSVIPLQLLSYYVSIEKGCDVDKPRNLAKSVTVE, encoded by the coding sequence ATGTGTGGAATAGTTGGTTATTTAGGAAACAAAAGCGCAGCTGAAGTTTTAGTAGAAGGATTATCAAAGCTTGAGTACAGAGGATATGATTCAGCAGGTGTTGCAGTACTTCAAGATAATGAAATAATTGTTGAAAAACACAAAGGAAGACTTGCAAATCTTGAAACTGCACTTGAAGAGAAAAAACTACACGGGAGTATAGGAATCGGACATACAAGATGGGCAACTCATGGAGCTCCATCAGATATAAATTCACATCCTCATACTAATGAAAAAGGAACAATAGCAGTTGTGCACAATGGAATAATCGAAAATTATATACTTTTAAGAGATTGGTTAACTTCAGAAGGATATAAATTCAAATCAGAAACAGATACAGAAGTTATACCCCATTTAGTTGATTACTACTATGAAGGAAATTTATTAGATGCAGTTATGAAAGCTGTTAAGAAAATGGAAGGTAGTTATGCAATCGGAGTAATATGCAAAGATGAACCTAACAAATTAGTAGCAGTAAGAAAAGATAGTCCATTAATAGTTGGAGTAGGTAAAGATGAAAGCTTTATAGCATCAGATATCCCAGCTGTTTTAAATCATACAAGAGAAGTATATTTACTTGAAGATAATGAATTTGTTCTTATGGAAGATGGAAAAATTACATTATTTGATGAAAATAAAAAAGAAATCGAAAAAGATATATTCCACGTAACTTGGAATGCAGATGCAGCTGAAAAAGGTGGATATGAGCACTTCATGTTAAAAGAAATACATGAACAACCAAAGGCTATAAAAGATACTTTAACTTCAAGAATAGTTAAGGGAGAAAAAGTTAACTTAGATAGCATAAACATTACAAAAGAACAAATAAAAAATATAGATAAAGTTTATATAGTAGCTTGTGGAACTGCTTATCATGCAGGGGTAGTAGGTAAAGCTGCAATAGAAAAACTTGCAAAAATACCAGTAGAAGTAGAAGTTGCATCAGAATTTAGATATAGAGATCCACTTATAACTGAAAGAACATTAATGATAGTTATAAGCCAATCAGGAGAAACAGCAGACACATTAGCTGCATTAAGACTTGCTAAAGCACAAAATGCAAGAGTTATAGCAGTTACAAATGTAGTTGGAAGCTCAGTTGCAAGAGAAGCTGACGATGTATTATATACATGGGCAGGGCCTGAAATTGCAGTTGCTTCAACAAAAGCTTATGTAACTCAGCTTGTAGCAATGTATATAATCGCTTTATACTTTGCTGAAAACAAGGAAAGTGTAAGAAGTACAGAAATAGAAAAAATCAAATCAGAGCTTTTAAACCTTTCAGAAAAGGCTGCTGAAGTTCTAAATGATAAAGATAAGATAAAAGAGTTTGCAAAAGAAGTGTTTGAAGATAAAGATATGTATTTCTTAGGAAGGGGACTTGACTTTGCAGTGGCTATGGAAGGATCTCTAAAGCTTAAAGAAATATCATACATTCACTCAGAAGCTTATGCAGCTGGAGAATTAAAACACGGACCTATAGCATTAATCGAAGAAGGAACAACAGTAATAGGTCTTGCAACTCAAGAGTATTTATTTGAAAAAATGTTAAGTAACATAAAAGAAGTTAAAACAAGAGGGGCAAAAGTTATAGCAATAGCTATGGAAGGACATGATATAGTTGAAAAGACAGTTGATTCAGCTATTTATATTCCAAGAGTTATGCCAATCATAGCACCAATACTTTCAGTAATACCATTACAACTTTTATCTTACTATGTATCAATAGAAAAAGGTTGTGACGTTGATAAACCAAGAAACCTTGCAAAATCAGTAACTGTTGAGTAA